TTCTTATCCTCGATGAACCCATGACCGGCCTCGACCCGACGGGGATAGCGGAGTTCAAGGAGATTATTAGAGAGCAGAAAAAGGCCGGGAGGACGGTGTTCTTCTCAAGCCACATTCTCGCGCACGTGGAAGAGGTTTGCGACACGGTTGGGGTAATAGTGAAGGGTAAGCTCCGCGTCGAGGACAACCTCGACAGCATCAAGCGGGAGTTCCTCAGGAAGGCTGGCTACACGATAGTTATTGAAACGAACAGGCCTGTGGACTGGAGTTCAGCGGAATTGAGCGTGAGTCCGCTCGGTGAGAATAAGTACCGCGTTGTTGCTTCGAGGGACGTTAGGGAGGAGCTTCATGACTTTGTGGCGAACCAGGGCGCGAAGATTCTAACAATGCAGGTCAAGGAGCCAAGCCTCGAAGAAATATTCCTCAAACTCGTCGGGTAGCCTTTGTTCCAATTTTTCTCGAGGTGATCCCATGGGCCG
The window above is part of the Thermococcus sp. JdF3 genome. Proteins encoded here:
- a CDS encoding DUF4162 domain-containing protein — its product is LILDEPMTGLDPTGIAEFKEIIREQKKAGRTVFFSSHILAHVEEVCDTVGVIVKGKLRVEDNLDSIKREFLRKAGYTIVIETNRPVDWSSAELSVSPLGENKYRVVASRDVREELHDFVANQGAKILTMQVKEPSLEEIFLKLVG